The nucleotide sequence AGGCGCCGGGCGCGAGCACGTCGATGTTGTTGCCGAACTGCCGTACCTGGGTCTGGAGTGCCACCGTGATGGGCTGGGAGCCGGACTTGGTGAAGACCAGCGCCACCAGCATGTCGTTCCACACCCAGAGGAACTGGAAGATGCCGAGGCTGGCGATGGCGGGCGCGGCGAGCGGCATCACCACCCGTGCGAACAGCCGGAGTTCGCCCGCGCCGTCCAGCCGGGCCGCCTCCAGCAGCTCGCGCGGGATCTCCGCGAAGAAGTTCCGCAGCAGGAACACCGCGAAGGGCAGCCCGAACCCGATGTGGAACAGCACCACGCCCAGGATCGAGCCGAACAGCCCGACCTTGCCGAACAGTTCGGCGATCGGGATGAGCGCCACCTGCACCGGCACCACCAGCAGCGCGACCACGCCGAGGAACCACCAGTCGCGGCCGGGGAACTCCATCCACGCGAACGCGTAGGCCGCCAGGGAGCCGATCACCACCACGCCCACCGTCGCCGGGACCGTGATCAGCACGGTGTTGACCAGCGAGTGGGTGATGTCGCCGTTCTCCAGCAGCTTGCCGTAGCTCTCGAAGGTGAGTTTGGACGGCTCGGTGAACACCGTCCACCAGCCGCTCGCGCTCATGTCCTCCGGCGAGCGCAGCGAGGAGATCAGCAGCCCGACCGTCGGCACCAGCCAGAACAGGGCCACCACGACCAGGACGAACCGGACCAGTCCGCCGCCCAGCCCCTCCACCAGCCGGGCGCCCAGTGAGCGCCGGCCCCGCACGGTGTCCTTGGCGGGCAGCTCGCGCATCCGTCCCGCGCTCTCGGTGTGCGTGCTCATCGCCGGCCCTCCCGCCGCAGCCTGCGGATGTTGAACAGCATCACCGGGATCACCAGCAGCAGCAGGAACACCGCGATGGCGCTGGCCACCCCGGGCCGCCCCTCGGAGAAGCCCTTGCGGTACAGCTCCAGCGCCAGCACGTTCGCGTCGTCCTGGGACGAGCCCGGCGCGATGATGTAGACGAGGTCGAACACCTTCAGCACGTTGATCATCAGGGTGACGGCGACGACCGCGAGCACCGGCGCCAGCAGCGGCACGGTGACCTTGCGGAACACCTGCCACTCACTGGCACCGTCCACCCGTGCCTGCTCCAGCAGTTCCCTCGGCACCCCGGCGAGCCCCGCCGCGATCAGCACCATGGCGAAGCCCGCCCACATCCAGACGTAGGAGCCGATGATCGCCGGGGTGACCAGGGCCGGGCCGAGCCAGTCCACGCCGTTGTAGGGCTCCTTGAAGTTGTCGGCGGGGAGCCGGAGCCGAGCCCCGTCCGCCGAGGCGGGCAGGGTGAAGGTGCCGTCACCGGCCGCCTCGGCGGAGGCCACCACCTTGCCGTCCTTCACGGCCTCGACCCGCATCCCGGCGTACCCGACCTCGGCCGGGTCCGGGGCGCCGAGCCGGCCGACGCCCTTGCCGCGGGTGAAGTCCTGCCAGACGGTGCCGGTGACCTTCCCCGGCTCCGGCCGGGCGGCGGCCGCCCGCTTCACGTCGCCGGGCAGCTTGTCGGGGGCCACGCCGACCATCGGCAGCGCGACCGGACTGCCCGCCCGCACCGGCTCCTTGGTGACGAAGGCGCCGTCCTGTCCGACCAGCGGCGACTCGCGGCCGGGGTGCGCCTTGGGGAACGCCGACGACTGGGCGAAGCTGTCGTGCACCCCGACCCACACCGCGTTGGCGACCCCCTTGTCCGGGTCCTGGTCGTACACCAGCCGGAAGATGATCCCGGCCGCCAGCATCGAGATCGCCATCGGCATGAAGACGACCAGCTTGAACGCGGTTCCCCAGCGCACCCGTTCGGTCAGCACGGCGAAGACCAGGCCGAGCGCGGTGGAGACGGTGGGCGCGAACACCACCCAGATCACGTTGTTCTTCAGCGCCGTACGGATGCCGTCGTCCGTGAACAGCGCCTTGTAGTTGTCGAATCCGGCGAACTGGTCACCCGAGGAGTCGTAGAGACTGCGGACGACCGAGTACCCGATCGGGTAGAGCACGAGCGCGCCGAGCAGCACCAGGGCGGGCAGCAGGAACAGCGCCGCCACCGCCCTGCGGGTCCCGGTCACGCTCCTGCGGCTCTTCGGCGCGGCCGGGCCCGGAGGGGACCCGGCCGCCGTGGCCGATGCCATGACCGGATCAGCCCTTGTTCCCGTACGCGGCCGCCGCGTCCTTCTCCAGCCTGGCCTGGGTGCCCGCGACGTCCTTCGGGTTCTTCAGGAAGTCCTGGAGGTCCTTCCACTCGCCCTTGCCCGGCGTGCCGCCGAACGCCTGCGGCGCCTGGTCGGACATGTCGAAGCGGAAGTCGTCGCCGGACTTGATCAGCGCCTTGGCGATGGTGCGCTGGGTCTCGTTCGGGTACGCCGACTCCGCCACGTTCTTGTTGGGCGAGAGATAGCCGCCGAGCTTGGCCTGCACGGTCGCCGCGTCCGGGGAAGCGAGGAAGGTCGCCAGCGCCTGGGCCGCCTTGGAGTCCTTGAGGATCACCGCGGCGTCACCGCCGGAGACCACCGGCGCGGTCGAGCCGACCGCCGGGAACGGGAACACCTTGGCGTCCGTGCCCACCTTCGCCTTGGTCTCACCGATGTTGACCTGCGCGAAGTCGCCCTCGAAGACCATGCCCGCCTTCGGCTGGTCGCCGCCGGTGAAGGTCTGGGTCACCGAGGCCGGGAACTCGGTCTGGAGCGCGCCGTCCGCGCCGCCCGCCACGTAGTCCTTCTTGCCCCAGACCTGGGCGAGCGTGGTGAGCGCCTGCTTCACCGAGGGGTCGGTCCACTTGATCTCGTGCTTGGCGAGCTGGTCGTACTTCTCCGGACCGGCCTGGGAGAGGTAGACGTTCTCGAACCAGTCCGTCAGCGTCCAGCCGTCCGCGCCGCCCACCGAGAAGGGGGTGACACCGGAGTCGTACACCGCCTGCGCGGTGGTCAGCAGCTCGGGCCAGGTCCCCGGCGCCTTGGCGCCCGCGTTCTCGAAGACCGCCGAGTTGTACCAGATCAGGGACTTGTTGGCGGCCTTGTAGTAGACGCCGTACGGCTTGCCGTCGACCGCGCCGATGTCCTGCCAGCCCTGCGAGTAGTTCTTCTTCAGTTCCTTCACGGCCTCCGGGCCGAGCGGCTTGGCCCACTTCTTCTCGACCGCCTGCTTGATCGCGCCCGGCTGCGGCAGCATCGCCACGTCCGGCGGCTGCCCGCCCGCGATCTTGGAACCGAGGAAGTTGATGATCGGGTCCTGGGCGGGTACGAACGTCACCTCGGCGCCCGTGCGCTTCTCGAACTCCGCGAGGACCTTCTTGAAGTTCTCCTGCTCGGTCCCGGTCCAGACAGCGGCGACCTCGAGTCGGGCGCCGTCCAGCTTCGGCAGGTTCACGGTCGAGCCGGTGGCCCCGCCGCCTTCCTCGCCGTCCTTCTTCCCGCCGTCGCCGCCGGAGCAGGCGGTGAGCGCCAGAGCCCCCGCCAGCAGTGCGGCGAGGGCGGTGCCGGCCCGATGCCCTCGAATGGTGTCGCTCGGCTTGCGCATCACTTCCCCGTTCGTCGTTCTCCGTTGAACGCCTGAACTCTGCTTGTGCGCTCCGGTGTACGCCGGGCCGCCCCGGTGCGGCAAGAGCACCCGCAGGGTCCGGCCACGCATCGTGACCGGCTCGTGATCATCGGGGTATGCGCGCCTGGCACCGGAGACCCCGGTGCCCCGACGGTCACAGCAGCGAGGGCACCTGACCGGCCGACACCTGCCGGGCCGCCCGCTCCACCGCGCTCGCCAGCAGGGCCAGGTCGGTGGGGCCGTTGCCCAGCTCGCGCACCGGGCGCCGGGCCGGGGGGTCGCCCATCCGCTGCCAGTCCAGCGGCAGCACCGTCGGCCGCTGGGTCGCGGTGCGCGGGATACGGCCCGTCACCCGGCCGCCCTGCACCCCGGTGACCCGGCCGTCCGGGTACGCCAGCACGCCGCGCCCCGGCGCCGGTTCGCCCTCCGCGCCCCGCTCCGCGGGGCCCGTACCGCGCCCGCCGGAGGGGGCGTCCAGCGTCACCCGCAGCGTGGCCCGCCGCGCCGGCTCCGTCTCCGCCGCACGGCCGCCCGTGCCGGACGCGGCCACCAGGTGCACGCCGAGCCGCTCGCCCTCGCGGGCCACCGCCTCCAGCGCCCGCATCACCGACCCCGCGGCGGGGCGGCCCGGCGAACCCAGCGCCGGGGAGACCAGCGCGTCCAGGTCGTCGACGACCACCACCAGCCGGGGCAGCGGAGGCGCCGCCTCGGTGTGCTGCCGGGCGGCGCCGGGCCGCAGCCGCAGCGTGGAGCTGGGCGGCGTCTCCAGGTCGCCGTCGCCCGCGCCGCGGCCGCCGGAGCCGCGCTGGGCGACCATCCGGCCGGACACCTCGTGCCCGGTGTGCCAGTGCGCGAAGTCGGTCAGCCCGACCAGCTCCGACCGCCGCTTCAGCTCCGCGCTCAGCGACTGCGCGAACTCCCGCATGCGCACGGGGTCGTTGGCGATCAGGTGGGTCGTCACATGCGGTACGTCGGTACACGACCGCAGGCCCTCGCCGACCCCGGCGGCCGTGCCGACGCCGTCCCGGCCGTCGATCAGCACCATGCCGAGCCGGTCCGGGCGCTCGGCGGCGGCCAGCGACGCCACCACCGCCCGCAGCATTTCCGTACGGCCGCTGCCGGGCGGCCCCTCGACGAGCAGATGCGGACCGTCGGCCACCAGGTCGGCGGTCACCGGGCCGCGCGGACCGGCGCCCAGTACCGCGCGGGCCCGGCCGCCCAGCGACTCGGTGTCGTCGGCCGCGTCCGCCCAGCGGGCCATCAGCGAGGCCGGGGTGGCCCGGGCCAGCCCGAGTTCGTCCAGCAGCCGGGCCGACAGCGGCAGCGGCACCGCCACGCGCGGGTGCCGGTCGTCGGCCGGGGTGTCCGGGCGCAGCGGGGCGAGCGCCCGCGCGAACCGTTCCGCCCAGGCCCCCGACACCGCGTCCACGGCGGCGAGCGTGCCCGGCCCCACCGGACCGGTCGGCGCCACCCGCATCAGCCGCAGCGCGGTGGCCACGTCGCCGCTGAGCAGCGCCACCGCCCCGCACTCCCGGAAGGTGGGCGTCGCCGCGCAGGCCGCCTCGTAGGTGGCGGTGAGAGGGGAGGCGGGGGAGGCGGGCGCCGTCTCGGCCAGGCACACCACGTGCACCCCGGCCCGCGGCCCGCTCAGCGCCAGCCGCGCCACGTCCTCCCGCAGCGCCGACCCGCCGGGATCGCCGTCCACCACGACCACCGTGTAGGGCCCCGGGTGCCCGTGCGGGCCGTGCCGGAAGGCGGCGGGGTCCGAACCGCTCTCGACGCGGCGCAGCAGTTCCCCGGTACGGGCCGCCGCCTGCTCGCGGTCGTAGGCCAGCAGCAGCCGGCAGTCCTGGCCGTGCCCCGGCCGCACGTGCGGCAGCCAGCCCAGCCACGACCACTCGGCCGTGCGCT is from Streptomyces seoulensis and encodes:
- a CDS encoding FHA domain-containing protein, with the translated sequence MQIRLTVVDPQGASPRRGGAATRDVLVTAPTGTELASVAPALASAVTGESGAGRESGGAQVVLYAGADRLDPRRHTLGEPPLVDGAVLSLGAPAAPEPHPELDDAPTQLHVVAGPDAGGVHLLHGGRITVGRSADADVPLDDPDVSRLHCAVTVTAEGRVTVTDLDSTNGTTLDGARVTDRPLRFPAGGLLRLGESALRVTPSGGPAARVRTVADGEGCVRVPLGDDPDADAWNTPDAAPAPDATAPDGPTGHVYGTAGRVGAERTERAAVPGQGRAPRIESRPAGPSAGRYEEHDTHAGHRPDQPHPDELDSPTRKGTPVRGTDIPAARRRGGIGAWARKLTGTRGEDVQDDPAPYAEAPPVAVPEVFRRPETWPDPAALLLTALGPGPRLWDRGPGHPEALAVRLGTADRTGPDGSALLAVPVTTALREAGALGLAGPRPRLAGLARAVLAQLAALHSPDLLEIVLISADRSRSAEERTAEWSWLGWLPHVRPGHGQDCRLLLAYDREQAAARTGELLRRVESGSDPAAFRHGPHGHPGPYTVVVVDGDPGGSALREDVARLALSGPRAGVHVVCLAETAPASPASPLTATYEAACAATPTFRECGAVALLSGDVATALRLMRVAPTGPVGPGTLAAVDAVSGAWAERFARALAPLRPDTPADDRHPRVAVPLPLSARLLDELGLARATPASLMARWADAADDTESLGGRARAVLGAGPRGPVTADLVADGPHLLVEGPPGSGRTEMLRAVVASLAAAERPDRLGMVLIDGRDGVGTAAGVGEGLRSCTDVPHVTTHLIANDPVRMREFAQSLSAELKRRSELVGLTDFAHWHTGHEVSGRMVAQRGSGGRGAGDGDLETPPSSTLRLRPGAARQHTEAAPPLPRLVVVVDDLDALVSPALGSPGRPAAGSVMRALEAVAREGERLGVHLVAASGTGGRAAETEPARRATLRVTLDAPSGGRGTGPAERGAEGEPAPGRGVLAYPDGRVTGVQGGRVTGRIPRTATQRPTVLPLDWQRMGDPPARRPVRELGNGPTDLALLASAVERAARQVSAGQVPSLL
- a CDS encoding carbohydrate ABC transporter permease, producing MRELPAKDTVRGRRSLGARLVEGLGGGLVRFVLVVVALFWLVPTVGLLISSLRSPEDMSASGWWTVFTEPSKLTFESYGKLLENGDITHSLVNTVLITVPATVGVVVIGSLAAYAFAWMEFPGRDWWFLGVVALLVVPVQVALIPIAELFGKVGLFGSILGVVLFHIGFGLPFAVFLLRNFFAEIPRELLEAARLDGAGELRLFARVVMPLAAPAIASLGIFQFLWVWNDMLVALVFTKSGSQPITVALQTQVRQFGNNIDVLAPGAFLSMVIPLAVFFAFQRQFVSGVMAGAVK
- a CDS encoding carbohydrate ABC transporter permease; amino-acid sequence: MASATAAGSPPGPAAPKSRRSVTGTRRAVAALFLLPALVLLGALVLYPIGYSVVRSLYDSSGDQFAGFDNYKALFTDDGIRTALKNNVIWVVFAPTVSTALGLVFAVLTERVRWGTAFKLVVFMPMAISMLAAGIIFRLVYDQDPDKGVANAVWVGVHDSFAQSSAFPKAHPGRESPLVGQDGAFVTKEPVRAGSPVALPMVGVAPDKLPGDVKRAAAARPEPGKVTGTVWQDFTRGKGVGRLGAPDPAEVGYAGMRVEAVKDGKVVASAEAAGDGTFTLPASADGARLRLPADNFKEPYNGVDWLGPALVTPAIIGSYVWMWAGFAMVLIAAGLAGVPRELLEQARVDGASEWQVFRKVTVPLLAPVLAVVAVTLMINVLKVFDLVYIIAPGSSQDDANVLALELYRKGFSEGRPGVASAIAVFLLLLVIPVMLFNIRRLRREGRR
- a CDS encoding ABC transporter substrate-binding protein yields the protein MRKPSDTIRGHRAGTALAALLAGALALTACSGGDGGKKDGEEGGGATGSTVNLPKLDGARLEVAAVWTGTEQENFKKVLAEFEKRTGAEVTFVPAQDPIINFLGSKIAGGQPPDVAMLPQPGAIKQAVEKKWAKPLGPEAVKELKKNYSQGWQDIGAVDGKPYGVYYKAANKSLIWYNSAVFENAGAKAPGTWPELLTTAQAVYDSGVTPFSVGGADGWTLTDWFENVYLSQAGPEKYDQLAKHEIKWTDPSVKQALTTLAQVWGKKDYVAGGADGALQTEFPASVTQTFTGGDQPKAGMVFEGDFAQVNIGETKAKVGTDAKVFPFPAVGSTAPVVSGGDAAVILKDSKAAQALATFLASPDAATVQAKLGGYLSPNKNVAESAYPNETQRTIAKALIKSGDDFRFDMSDQAPQAFGGTPGKGEWKDLQDFLKNPKDVAGTQARLEKDAAAAYGNKG